In the Daphnia pulicaria isolate SC F1-1A chromosome 2, SC_F0-13Bv2, whole genome shotgun sequence genome, one interval contains:
- the LOC124326631 gene encoding uncharacterized protein LOC124326631, translated as MFEKILIHDSKNFLFFKKSDLLVHDAIANFQYNSVVDFTLPWIYDYYAFLIPVPEESANINAVVKPFQWPVWLGLGISIVCVIAVLNLIQRFLNYPSVIETPSRPNDNPATEKITKKEETGKQYLYVFGNLLSQGLTH; from the exons atgtttgaaaaaattttgattcacGACTCAaagaattttctgtttttcaagAAATCCGATTTGCTGGTCCACGATGCTATCGCGAACTTCCAGTACAATTCAGTCGTCGATTTCACATTGCCGTGGATTTACGATTATTACGCTTTTCTCATTCCCGTCCCTGAAGAATCGGCCAACATCAACGCCGTCGTCAAACCTTTCCAATGGCCG GTTTGGTTGGGACTAGGAATATCGATCGTTTGTGTCATCgcagttttaaatttaatccaGCGCTTCTTGAATTATCCATCGGTAATTGAAACACCTTCAAGACCAAACGACAATCCAGCGActgaaaaaataaccaaaaaagaagaaaccggaAAACAGTACCTTTACGTCTTCGGCAATTTGCTTTCACAAGGTTTAACACATTAG
- the LOC124327756 gene encoding uncharacterized protein LOC124327756 gives MKMEQLVAAKDSRLESLELKVQHQEILEAKMIRLETEVTQMKAQAIRAQEPRLLTAQQQSRNYINATSLRQGTTQLPKFCVDLKIMGHTLSGMFLIKGVKTVETVFCDFTLAATDPNFQRWIGYADIKSSPVSFHAQRVGLYDAVNTVVPYNLIRLNIGNALNPSTEVFVAPKAGRYYFAFTGLGWATYVKVQLQVKVGSVDWIKIGEAHGTAWNTMALQSTLQLAKGDQIRSVHLLGVIHDADGNNFSDFVGYLLEEDVFGC, from the exons ATGAAAATGGAGCAACTTGTAGCTGCCAAGGACAGCCGTTTGGAATCCCTAGAACTTAAAGTTCAACATCAA GAAATACTGGAAGCTAAAATGATTCGACTTGAGACTGAAGTGACTCAAATGAAAGCTCAAGCGATTCGGGCACAAGAGCCGAGGCTGTTAACTGCCCAGCAGCAAAGTCGAAATTACATCAACGCTACTAGTCTGAGGCAAGGGACAACTCAATTACCCAAATTCTGCGTGGACCTTAAAATTATGGGCCACACTTTGAGTGGAATGTTTCTGATTAAGGGAGTCAAAACCGTCGAAACTGTTTTCTGCGATTTTACTCTCGCCGCAACCGATCCGA ACTTTCAGAGGTGGATTGGCTACGCTGATATCAAGTCTTCGCCCGTTTCCTTCCACGCGCAGAGAGTTGGACTCTACGACGCAGTCAACACTGTTGTTCCCTACAACCTAATAAGGCTGAATATTGGCAATGCCTTGAACCCATCGACCGAAGTGTTTGTCGCTCCGAAAGCAGGCAGATATTATTTCGCTTTCACGGGTTTGGGTTGGGCCACTTACGTCAAAGTTCAGCTGCAGGTGAAGGTGGGATCGGTCGATTGGATCAAAATCGGAGAAGCCCACGGCACAGCTTGGAACACGATGGCACTCCAGTCGACTCTGCAACTCGCCAAAGGCGATCAAATTCGTTCGGTACACCTTCTGGGAGTCATTCACGACGCCGATGGCAACAATTTCAGCGACTTTGTTGGCTACCTGCTCGAGGAAGATGTTTTTGGTTGTTAA
- the LOC124326586 gene encoding uncharacterized protein LOC124326586, translated as MDNKQVKNVYCDFTKTTNADLQKMIGTVDVKSTAIYFYAQMTMIYSATLTTIPFDSIKLNVGTALNPVTGIFVAPTPGKYYFAFSGMSDFSVPVRVVLQMKTGTTEWTLVGEGYGDTTFKTFSMHATLELVKDDQVRLYLSEGKIHEDVAHNYFNYVGWLVEENELTV; from the exons ATGGACAACAAACAAGTCAAAAACGTCTATTGCGATTTTACTAAAACAACCAATGCAG ATTTGCAGAAAATGATCGGCACTGTCGACGTGAAATCTACAGCTATTTATTTCTACGCTCAAATGACGATGATTTATTCGGCTACCCTAACCACCATTCCATTTGATTCAATCAAACTTAATGTGGGAACTGCCCTTAACCCAGTCACTGGAATATTCGTCGCCCCTACACCAGGGAAATATTATTTCGCATTTTCGGGTATGAGTGATTTCAGCGTCCCAGTAAGAGTTGTGTTGCAGATGAAGACTGGAACAACGGAATGGACCCTAGTAGGAGAAGGGTACGGTGACACCAccttcaagactttttccatgCATGCTACATTGGAACTTGTCAAAGACGACCAAGTTAGGCTATACTTATCAGAAGGAAAAATTCACGAAGATGTTGCacacaattattttaattatgtcGGTTGGTTAGTGGAAGAGAACGAATTaacagtttga
- the LOC124326192 gene encoding uncharacterized protein LOC124326192 isoform X2, translating to MTKIPLIAVFSVWLFVVYGQIPVNNFDPYHAYYIPYTSTFTNQPIKHVNDETAAQQSGETVEFKNNPNIRDLFYQGAIFLRIKQLESTTASLARQLKDTNDNLSKSQKTISDLKETLKTTNDNLATKASQTDLEKTNDDVSKLGTALENTKADKTALETKADKTALETKADKIALDDKADKTALDDKADKTALDDKADKTALDDKADKSALDEKADKTALNTITTPSSIGKIPTSCGDLKSIGFVKSGIFSIMDNKQVKNVYCDFTKTTDAELQKMIGTVDVKSTAIYFHAKMTNIYSAALTTIQFDPINVNVGTALNPATGIFVAPTPGKYYFAFSGISDSGVKARVLLQMMKTGTADWILVGEGYGDTTFKTFSMHATLELVKGDQVRLYLFEGRIHENVLHNYFNYVGWLVEENELTV from the exons ATGACAAAAATACCG TTGATTGCTGTTTTTTCGGTTTGGCTCTTTGTTGTTTATGGCCAAATACCCGTCAATAACTTTGACCCTTATCACGCCTATTACATTCCCTACACTTCAACGTTTACCAATCAACCCATTAAACACGTTAATGATGAAACGGCAGCTCAGCAGTCTGGCGAAACTgttgaattcaaaaataatcCGAACATTAGGGATCTTTTCTATCAGGGTgccatttttttaagaataaaaCAACTTGAATCAACGACTGCTAGTTTAGCAAGGCAACTGAAAG ACACAAATGACAATTTATCAAAATcgcaaaaaacaatttcggatTTGAAAGAGACACTTAAAA CAACAAATGACAACTTGGCGACTAAAGCCTCTCAAACTGATCTAGAGAAAACCAACGACGATGTTTCGAAATTGGGTACAGCATTGGAAA ACACtaaggccgacaaaactgCGCTGGAAACtaaggccgacaaaactgCGTTGGAAACTAAGGCCGACAAAATAGCCCTGGACGAtaaggccgacaaaacagcCCTGGACGAtaag gccgacaaaactgCGTTGGACGAtaaggccgacaaaacagcCCTGGACGATAAGGCCGACAAATCAGCTTTAGACgaaaaggccgacaaaacagcTTTAAATA CAATTACCACTCCCAGTTCTATTGGTAAAATCCCAACCTCATGTGGAGACCTCAAGTCTATCGGATTCGTCAAAAGCGGTATCTTCTCCATCATGGACAATAAACAAGTCAAAAACGTCTATTGCGATTTTACTAAAACAACCGATGCAG AGTTGCAGAAAATGATCGGTACTGTCGACGTAAAATCTACAGCTATTTATTTCCACGCTAAAATGACGAATATTTATTCGGCTGCCCTAACCACCATTCAATTTGATCCAATCAATGTCAATGTGGGAACTGCCCTTAATCCTGCCACTGGAATATTCGTCGCCCCTACACCAGGGAAATATTATTTCGCATTTTCGGGTATTAGTGATAGCGGCGTCAAAGCAAGAGTTCTGCTGCAGATGATGAAGACTGGAACAGCGGATTGGATCCTAGTAGGAGAAGGGTACGGTGACACCAccttcaagactttttccatgCATGCTACATTGGAACTTGTCAAAGGCGACCAAGTTAGGCTATACTTATTTGAAGGAAGAATTCACGAAAATGTTttacataattattttaattatgtcGGTTGGCTAGTGGAAGAGAACGAATTaacagtttga